One segment of Pontibacter akesuensis DNA contains the following:
- a CDS encoding ATP-binding protein, which produces MNNSIRVNCTKKNLKLIRDFVTEYLGTYALSDILMNQIVLAVDEICANLIIHANHEDPEKYIALAIQKQGEFLVFEVTDEGVAFERSNYKEPDIQEHIRIGKKGGVGIALVNRIMDKVEFSSKGAKNICRLYKKIK; this is translated from the coding sequence ATGAATAACTCGATTCGGGTAAATTGTACTAAAAAAAACCTGAAGCTAATACGGGACTTTGTGACGGAATACCTGGGGACTTATGCCCTCTCGGATATTCTGATGAACCAAATCGTACTGGCCGTGGATGAGATATGCGCCAACCTCATCATACACGCCAACCACGAAGACCCGGAAAAGTACATTGCCCTTGCCATTCAAAAGCAGGGAGAATTCCTCGTGTTCGAGGTAACGGACGAAGGGGTTGCCTTTGAGCGCTCAAACTACAAGGAGCCCGACATCCAGGAGCACATCCGCATCGGCAAAAAAGGCGGTGTGGGCATTGCCCTGGTTAACCGCATCATGGATAAAGTGGAGTTCTCCTCCAAAGGAGCGAAGAATATCTGCCGCCTCTACAAAAAAATCAAATAA
- a CDS encoding STAS domain-containing protein, with amino-acid sequence MKITQEIKENTVIMTLDGELDASSSVQLDEELSDPEIMKYNKVLVDCQNLDYISSAGLGVFISHLQRFEDAQIKLIFFNMQDKVRNVFEILGLDLLMTIVSDYEEARSVANE; translated from the coding sequence ATGAAAATTACACAAGAAATCAAAGAAAACACCGTCATCATGACCCTTGACGGTGAACTGGACGCAAGCTCCTCTGTGCAACTGGACGAAGAACTGTCCGATCCCGAAATAATGAAGTATAACAAGGTGCTGGTAGATTGCCAGAACCTGGATTATATTTCCTCTGCAGGCCTGGGCGTTTTTATTTCGCACCTGCAGCGCTTTGAGGATGCACAGATCAAGCTCATCTTCTTTAACATGCAAGACAAAGTTCGTAATGTATTTGAGATCCTTGGCCTCGACCTGCTGATGACCATCGTCTCTGATTACGAGGAAGCAAGAAGCGTCGCTAATGAATAA